A DNA window from Arachis duranensis cultivar V14167 chromosome 3, aradu.V14167.gnm2.J7QH, whole genome shotgun sequence contains the following coding sequences:
- the LOC107478013 gene encoding pentatricopeptide repeat-containing protein At4g04790, mitochondrial isoform X2, producing the protein MRASTIRKLCTLSTLFRLHSTRKAKALASSSSVSISEHNASEFNHSSINLNRVSSRGAEDSPDDDNTSSEVSSIVYSPSLAEEHVVVKEEPVVEEVDYGKAKMEKVIDFTWSPNLSAGDLLFRRKDVVAHERKSKWILKLNLEDRSDRLVKMCAKKLGTGVTFDVFRQLGRETDVKEFNALIKMSIQKARTTNNEYAAIEELSKAFRLLENMKECGYKLEEETYQPLLRYVIDMGMVKEFQLFSDVVRAENPCSVSRLAYYEMLLWIRVEDEEMIRDICEYITVEDGQDTSAMRENYLLALCESDLKTQITDALKNIDITMLSSAKSIASVFQSLGRLQLESLAKNLLLDLRARDFDEDDISGFIADYAVSIPNLSFEDIISKFKSLHDLLEVLHSSSSYEKLIMYCCDLDI; encoded by the exons ATGCGCGCCTCCACCATAAGAAAACTATGCACCCTCAGCACCCTATTTCGCCTTCACTCAACACGGAAAGCCAAGGCACTTGCCTCTTCCTCTTCCGTTTCCATTTCTGAGCACAATGCTTCTGAGTTCAACCACTCTTCTATCAACCTCAACCGTGTCTCTTCTCGAg gtGCAGAGGATTCTCCTGATGATGATAATACGTCTTCCGAGGTTTCTTCTATAGTGTACA GTCCATCTCTGGCAGAGGAACATGTTGTCGTGAAAGAGGAACCTGTTGTCGAAGAAGTTGACTATGGCAAAGCAAAAATGGAAAAAGTAATAGATTTCACGTGGTCTCCTAATCTGTCTGCTGGCGACCTTTTGTTTAGACGGAAGGATGTTGTAGCCCATGAGAGAAAAAGCAAATGGATTCTTAAACTCAACCTCGAAGATCGTTCTGATAGGCTAGTTAAAATGTGTGCGAAAAAACTAGGAACAGGGGTGACCTTTGATGTGTTTCGTCAGCTGGGTCGAGAGACTGATGTGAAAGAGTTCAATGCATTAATAAAGATGAGTATACAGAAGGCAAGGACTACTAATAATGAATATGCTGCCATAGAAGAATTGAGTAAGGCTTTTCGCCTTTTAGAAAATATGAAGGAGTGCGGTTATAAGCTAGAAGAGGAAACGTATCAACCACTGCTTAGGTATGTCATAGACATGGGCATGGTTAAAGAGTTTCAACTTTTCTCCGATGTGGTCAGAGCTGAGAATCCCTGTTCAGTTTCACGGTTGGCTTACTATGAAATGTTGCTGTGGATAAGAGTTGAAGATGAAGAAATGATTCGGGATATTTGTGAATATATTACTGTAGAAGATGGCCAAGACACTTCTGCTATGCGAG AAAATTACTTATTGGCTCTTTGTGAAAGTGATCTGAAGACCCAGATTACAGATGCATTGAAAAATATAGACATAACAATGCTTTCATCTGCAAAATCTATAGCAAGTGTATTTCAATCATTAGGAAGGCTACAGTTGGAATCTCTTGCCAAGAATTTACTTTTGGATTTGAGAGCACGAG ATTTTGATGAAGATGATATTTCAGGCTTCATTGCTGATTATGCTGTTAGCATTCCAAATTTATCG TTTGAAGATATCATCTCAAAATTCAAGAGTTTGCATGATCTGTTGGAAGTTTTACATTCATCGTCATCATATGAAAAGCTGATTATGTATTGCTGTGATTTAGATATATGA
- the LOC107478013 gene encoding pentatricopeptide repeat-containing protein At4g04790, mitochondrial isoform X1, translating to MRASTIRKLCTLSTLFRLHSTRKAKALASSSSVSISEHNASEFNHSSINLNRVSSRGAEDSPDDDNTSSEVSSIVYSPSLAEEHVVVKEEPVVEEVDYGKAKMEKVIDFTWSPNLSAGDLLFRRKDVVAHERKSKWILKLNLEDRSDRLVKMCAKKLGTGVTFDVFRQLGRETDVKEFNALIKMSIQKARTTNNEYAAIEELSKAFRLLENMKECGYKLEEETYQPLLRYVIDMGMVKEFQLFSDVVRAENPCSVSRLAYYEMLLWIRVEDEEMIRDICEYITVEDGQDTSAMRENYLLALCESDLKTQITDALKNIDITMLSSAKSIASVFQSLGRLQLESLAKNLLLDLRARDFDEDDISGFIADYAVSIPNLSIYEYHLVTRALSIRLKKDGRVKMITRPLEPLECTHLPDHNMKSKLLTR from the exons ATGCGCGCCTCCACCATAAGAAAACTATGCACCCTCAGCACCCTATTTCGCCTTCACTCAACACGGAAAGCCAAGGCACTTGCCTCTTCCTCTTCCGTTTCCATTTCTGAGCACAATGCTTCTGAGTTCAACCACTCTTCTATCAACCTCAACCGTGTCTCTTCTCGAg gtGCAGAGGATTCTCCTGATGATGATAATACGTCTTCCGAGGTTTCTTCTATAGTGTACA GTCCATCTCTGGCAGAGGAACATGTTGTCGTGAAAGAGGAACCTGTTGTCGAAGAAGTTGACTATGGCAAAGCAAAAATGGAAAAAGTAATAGATTTCACGTGGTCTCCTAATCTGTCTGCTGGCGACCTTTTGTTTAGACGGAAGGATGTTGTAGCCCATGAGAGAAAAAGCAAATGGATTCTTAAACTCAACCTCGAAGATCGTTCTGATAGGCTAGTTAAAATGTGTGCGAAAAAACTAGGAACAGGGGTGACCTTTGATGTGTTTCGTCAGCTGGGTCGAGAGACTGATGTGAAAGAGTTCAATGCATTAATAAAGATGAGTATACAGAAGGCAAGGACTACTAATAATGAATATGCTGCCATAGAAGAATTGAGTAAGGCTTTTCGCCTTTTAGAAAATATGAAGGAGTGCGGTTATAAGCTAGAAGAGGAAACGTATCAACCACTGCTTAGGTATGTCATAGACATGGGCATGGTTAAAGAGTTTCAACTTTTCTCCGATGTGGTCAGAGCTGAGAATCCCTGTTCAGTTTCACGGTTGGCTTACTATGAAATGTTGCTGTGGATAAGAGTTGAAGATGAAGAAATGATTCGGGATATTTGTGAATATATTACTGTAGAAGATGGCCAAGACACTTCTGCTATGCGAG AAAATTACTTATTGGCTCTTTGTGAAAGTGATCTGAAGACCCAGATTACAGATGCATTGAAAAATATAGACATAACAATGCTTTCATCTGCAAAATCTATAGCAAGTGTATTTCAATCATTAGGAAGGCTACAGTTGGAATCTCTTGCCAAGAATTTACTTTTGGATTTGAGAGCACGAG ATTTTGATGAAGATGATATTTCAGGCTTCATTGCTGATTATGCTGTTAGCATTCCAAATTTATCG ATATATGAGTATCATTTGGTTACAAGAGCCTTGTCCATCAGATTGAAAAAGGATGGTAGAGTGAAAATGATAACAAGACCTTTAGAACCGCTGGAGTGCACTCATTTGCCTGACCATAATATGAAGAGCAAACTTTTGACAAGATGA
- the LOC107478013 gene encoding pentatricopeptide repeat-containing protein At4g04790, mitochondrial isoform X3: protein MRASTIRKLCTLSTLFRLHSTRKAKALASSSSVSISEHNASEFNHSSINLNRVSSRGAEDSPDDDNTSSEVSSIVYSPSLAEEHVVVKEEPVVEEVDYGKAKMEKVIDFTWSPNLSAGDLLFRRKDVVAHERKSKWILKLNLEDRSDRLVKMCAKKLGTGVTFDVFRQLGRETDVKEFNALIKMSIQKARTTNNEYAAIEELSKAFRLLENMKECGYKLEEETYQPLLRYVIDMGMVKEFQLFSDVVRAENPCSVSRLAYYEMLLWIRVEDEEMIRDICEYITVEDGQDTSAMRENYLLALCESDLKTQITDALKNIDITMLSSAKSIASVFQSLGRLQLESLAKNLLLDLRARDFDEDDISGFIADYAVSIPNLSNCLLKVGR from the exons ATGCGCGCCTCCACCATAAGAAAACTATGCACCCTCAGCACCCTATTTCGCCTTCACTCAACACGGAAAGCCAAGGCACTTGCCTCTTCCTCTTCCGTTTCCATTTCTGAGCACAATGCTTCTGAGTTCAACCACTCTTCTATCAACCTCAACCGTGTCTCTTCTCGAg gtGCAGAGGATTCTCCTGATGATGATAATACGTCTTCCGAGGTTTCTTCTATAGTGTACA GTCCATCTCTGGCAGAGGAACATGTTGTCGTGAAAGAGGAACCTGTTGTCGAAGAAGTTGACTATGGCAAAGCAAAAATGGAAAAAGTAATAGATTTCACGTGGTCTCCTAATCTGTCTGCTGGCGACCTTTTGTTTAGACGGAAGGATGTTGTAGCCCATGAGAGAAAAAGCAAATGGATTCTTAAACTCAACCTCGAAGATCGTTCTGATAGGCTAGTTAAAATGTGTGCGAAAAAACTAGGAACAGGGGTGACCTTTGATGTGTTTCGTCAGCTGGGTCGAGAGACTGATGTGAAAGAGTTCAATGCATTAATAAAGATGAGTATACAGAAGGCAAGGACTACTAATAATGAATATGCTGCCATAGAAGAATTGAGTAAGGCTTTTCGCCTTTTAGAAAATATGAAGGAGTGCGGTTATAAGCTAGAAGAGGAAACGTATCAACCACTGCTTAGGTATGTCATAGACATGGGCATGGTTAAAGAGTTTCAACTTTTCTCCGATGTGGTCAGAGCTGAGAATCCCTGTTCAGTTTCACGGTTGGCTTACTATGAAATGTTGCTGTGGATAAGAGTTGAAGATGAAGAAATGATTCGGGATATTTGTGAATATATTACTGTAGAAGATGGCCAAGACACTTCTGCTATGCGAG AAAATTACTTATTGGCTCTTTGTGAAAGTGATCTGAAGACCCAGATTACAGATGCATTGAAAAATATAGACATAACAATGCTTTCATCTGCAAAATCTATAGCAAGTGTATTTCAATCATTAGGAAGGCTACAGTTGGAATCTCTTGCCAAGAATTTACTTTTGGATTTGAGAGCACGAG ATTTTGATGAAGATGATATTTCAGGCTTCATTGCTGATTATGCTGTTAGCATTCCAAATTTATCG AATTGTTTGCTGAAAGTTGGTAGATAA